The genomic window TCAAATAGTACCTGCATGTATGGGGGTATTTTTACTCAAAAAACTCAAGAATCTACTTCCGGAACATTAACATTGGTATATCTGTTTAAAAAGCAATAATAAGTAAAGAATTACCTACAATGATTGCAGCATCAGGCTACTCGCTTATGAAAACCGATATCAGTATGACGAGAATGGAAGTTATTAGTTTATGTATAGGCTTTATTATGTCTTTCATAACAGCAGCCTTAGTTGTAGATAAATTTATTGGATACCTTAAAAGGAAACCGCTAAAGATTTTGCTATCTATAGAGTAGCTGCAGGCATACTTCTATTAATCTTGATAAAAATGAAAATACTTTAAAACCTTACAACCATAATGAAAGGATGGTATTATATGGATAAAGAAGTGAAACGGGAAACCACTGATATCATAAAAAATGTAGCGTTTAAATTTGTTATGTTGTTCGGCGTAGTAAGTTTATTTTCGGATATGACCCACGAAGGGGCACGAAGTATCACCGGTCCTTTTTTAGCGACTCTCGGTGCGAGCGGCTCCATCGTCGGAATAGTGAGTGGTTTTGGGGAGTTTATGGGGTATGCGGTCCGCCTGCTTTCCGGCTATTTGACCGATAAAACCGGCAAATATTGGGTTATAACCTTTATTGGCTATGCAATAAATTTGCTGGCGGTCCCTGCACTGGCTCTTGCCGGACACTGGGAAGTTGCTGCTATCTTAATTATTGCAGAGCGTGCAGGAAGAGCAATACGTATCCCCGCCAGGGATGCCATGCTTTCTTATGCAACATCCAAAATGGGCCGGGGCATGGGGTTCGGCATCCACGAAGCCATGGACCAGCTCGGCGCCACGTTGGGGCCCCTCATTATTACGGGAGTTGTTTACATAGATGGCGGTTACCGCAATGCATTAGGACTTCTGCTAATACCGGCTATTTTAGCATTAAGCGTGCTCACAGCTGCCAGATTCAACTATCCCCGGCCCCGAGATTTCGAAGTAAATCCGGTAAAACCCCAAGATAAGAATTATCGCTATCCCAAAATATATTGGTTGTACCTTGCCGCAGTTGTTGCGATTGCCGTCGGATATGCCGATTTTCCGCTAATTTCTTACCATTTCAATAATGCAGCAACTGTCACAAAAGAATGGATCCCGCTTTTTTATGCGATTGCAATGGGAGTAGACGGGGCTGCTGCATTAGCATTCGGACGTTTCTACGACCAAAAGGGATTTTCAGTTTTGGTTGTTGCTGCTCTACTTTCTGCCTTTTTTGCCCCTTTAGTTTTCCTGGGTGGATTTTACTTTGCTTTAATAGGGATGGTATTGTGGGGAATTGGTATGGGGGCGCAAGAATCTATCATGCGTGCCGCAATAGCGGATATTATTCCGGCAGATAGGCGCGGTTCAGCATACGGGATATTTAATACTGCCTATGGAGTATTTTGGTTTATCGGAAGTGCATTAATGGGTATTCTTTATGATATTTCAATCCCATATTTAGTCATCTTTTCTGTTGCAGCACAGCTTGTATCTGTTCCGTTGCTTCTCCATTTAGTAAAGAGTAAAGCATAATACTGGTAGCTCACGCCTTCCTCTGATAAAAACAAGGGGCAGGATAAAACAAACAATGATAGGCGGTTCCCTTGACATACTGTCTGAAAATATATTAAAGGAACCGCCTTTTTATACAAAAAATCATTCCACACCGTATTTTGTGTCCACATCAGTATAGCTTTCCCATAAATTTTTCAAATAAGTACCTCGGAAGGTTTCCCCTTTAGATAAACGTTTAATATATGTTTTTATATCCGGCAACAATATAATTTCATCGAGTTTTGATAATGGCAAAAACGCCGGCTCATCATATTTTTCATCCAGAAAAGCCCATCTTGGTTTTCTTACATTGCCTTCTATTCGTTTTGCTTCAAAAAAAAAGTTGATAATATGCCGTTCACCATCCGGCCATATGCTTTCACCAAGAAATAATAATGGCCCGATTTCTACTTTAATGCTAGTTTCCTCAAAGGTTTCACGTTTTGCACAGGTTTCCAGCGTTTCTCCCTGCAAAACCCCTCCGCCGGGAAATACCCAATAATCTTTGATTGCAGTTGGTTTTGCATCATAGTCAGGATGATATTTTCTTGCCGATACATTATGGCGGACAAGAAGGATCTCCTCATGTTCGATTAATATAATGCCTGCTCTTATTTTGATCATTTTTAAAACCTCCCTATAAACTTTCGTTTTCTAAATTTTCTCGCTCATTCTTAGAATTTTACCCTGTAAAATAAAAAAACCCCTACCAAAAAAATCTGGTAGGAGCCATTAGCCCATCAGCATTAATGCGGGCTCCATCGCCTTATATTGCCAATAGTTTCTGCTTTTCTAAATAAATTAAACCATAAGTCCAACAGTTTGTCAAATAATTTCATAGACTTGAAATCATGATATTATATATTTTTAACTTTTTGTGAAATAATATATAGGTATATTGATATTATATTATATATCAGTTGCAAATTGCCCCTGCCATATACAAAATACCTAACAGAAAATTGTGCCCGGGCATCCGGCGGAAATTTTAATACACATTGCTGAAGAAGGGTATTATGATTTGATCGTAGTGGCGGATAAAGGCATGGGCGGAGTAAAAAGATTTTTAATGGGAAGTATTTCCGAAGCTGTGGCAAGATATGCAAAATGCCCTGTCTTAATAATAAAAAGCAAGTAAAACATTTACTTATTTAAAAGCAGCATTGCTGGAATAATTGCTGGAGTAATAGTTTAAAGCTTTGATCCATGCCTTTTGCTCTTCGCCCTTGGGCTCATCGGAAAAGCGATAGTCGAGCTTGTGGAAGAAAAGTTCGAAGTCCTGTTTTATATTTTCCAGGCGTCTAATCATGTCACCGGTGAGAAAATCCAGG from Biomaibacter acetigenes includes these protein-coding regions:
- a CDS encoding MFS transporter, with the protein product MDKEVKRETTDIIKNVAFKFVMLFGVVSLFSDMTHEGARSITGPFLATLGASGSIVGIVSGFGEFMGYAVRLLSGYLTDKTGKYWVITFIGYAINLLAVPALALAGHWEVAAILIIAERAGRAIRIPARDAMLSYATSKMGRGMGFGIHEAMDQLGATLGPLIITGVVYIDGGYRNALGLLLIPAILALSVLTAARFNYPRPRDFEVNPVKPQDKNYRYPKIYWLYLAAVVAIAVGYADFPLISYHFNNAATVTKEWIPLFYAIAMGVDGAAALAFGRFYDQKGFSVLVVAALLSAFFAPLVFLGGFYFALIGMVLWGIGMGAQESIMRAAIADIIPADRRGSAYGIFNTAYGVFWFIGSALMGILYDISIPYLVIFSVAAQLVSVPLLLHLVKSKA
- a CDS encoding NUDIX domain-containing protein, giving the protein MIKIRAGIILIEHEEILLVRHNVSARKYHPDYDAKPTAIKDYWVFPGGGVLQGETLETCAKRETFEETSIKVEIGPLLFLGESIWPDGERHIINFFFEAKRIEGNVRKPRWAFLDEKYDEPAFLPLSKLDEIILLPDIKTYIKRLSKGETFRGTYLKNLWESYTDVDTKYGVE
- a CDS encoding universal stress protein, translating into MPGHPAEILIHIAEEGYYDLIVVADKGMGGVKRFLMGSISEAVARYAKCPVLIIKSK